Below is a genomic region from Deltaproteobacteria bacterium.
GAGGCAACATATTCCCCATCTGCGTTTTTCTCAAAGCATCGAACATAGGCGTTGTAGGCAACATCCGCCCCACCGCTGGATGACAATTCGCAAACCCTTCCATCGCTGGTCGCTGAAGGACCATGTGCCTTAAAAACTGAATTGTAGCGAAATCCCGAACCAAAGAGACTTGGTGAACTATCACCCAAGAGGAAACGACGAGCCGAGGCCCCATCACGAGGCGTGGTACCCCTTAAAACATAAAAAACCTCGTCAGGAACAGCTGCAGAAGGAGCCCCCGCATCCGGATCAGGGGCAACGTTTGCTGGCCCCATATCCGGGGTAGCTGTTGTGACAACTGGCGGGGTTGTTCCCGAATCCCCCCCATCTCCACCAATCGCATCGGCCCCACCGTCTGAAGGGCTGCTATCACTACTCCTCCCCGCACAAGCGATAGCGATCCCGGCACCGACCAAGGTTAGAAAGTTTCTGACTAGTGTTGCTCGTGACATAGACATAATTTTTTCCCTCCTGTACTCACAGATTATGATCGGCATCGAAGGGAAAAAGTTGCTAATAGATGTTGATGTTAATGTTTTTCAGTCTTTTTAGGCTGTTAGAGCTCTCGACCAACCGCCTTGGCAATAGGGGCAAGACGGGTCATTAATTCCTTAAATCTCTTGAAGGTCAGGGACTGCCCTCCATCGGAGAGCGCCTCTTCTGGACGCGGGTGGACCTCGACCATGACCCCATCAGCACCTGCCGCAATACCGGCAAGCGCCATCGGGATCACATATGACCAGTTCCCTGTCCCATGGGAGGGATCAAGAATAATTGGCAGATGGGTCTGTGACTTCACGACCGGGATTGCGTTGATATCGAGGGTATTGCGTGTCGCTGTTTCAAAGGTTCGGATCCCGCGTTCGCAGAGCATGACGTTCGGATTGCCCCCTGTCAGGATGTATTCTGCTGAGAGGAGCCACTCCTTGATCGTTGCCGACATCCCTCTTTTTAAGAAAACCGGTTTCTGGCACTGGCCGAGTTCCTTCAAGAGGGGAAAATTTTGGACATTCCTCGCGCCGACCTGCAGGACATCGGCATACTGGGCCACGAGATCCACATCCTCAGGCCCCATCACCTCTGTAATGATAGGAAGCCCGGTCGCCTCACGCGCCTTCGCCAATAGTTTGAGCCCCTCCTCCTCCAAACCTTGAAAGTCATACGGCGATGTCCTTGGCTTGAACGCCCCCCCTCGCAGCATATGGGCCCCCGCCTGCTTGACCGCCTTTGCGGTCTCCAAAATCTGAT
It encodes:
- the aroF gene encoding 3-deoxy-7-phosphoheptulonate synthase; the protein is MIVVMKVGASKKQIDTVIQGVKKLGFKSHPIHGEDRFVIACIGHEKKKQDLYDLQSLEGVEAIVPISKPYKLASLETHKKPTVIAVGDSVKIGGTELCIMAGPCSVESENQILETAKAVKQAGAHMLRGGAFKPRTSPYDFQGLEEEGLKLLAKAREATGLPIITEVMGPEDVDLVAQYADVLQVGARNVQNFPLLKELGQCQKPVFLKRGMSATIKEWLLSAEYILTGGNPNVMLCERGIRTFETATRNTLDINAIPVVKSQTHLPIILDPSHGTGNWSYVIPMALAGIAAGADGVMVEVHPRPEEALSDGGQSLTFKRFKELMTRLAPIAKAVGREL